A window from Malania oleifera isolate guangnan ecotype guangnan chromosome 7, ASM2987363v1, whole genome shotgun sequence encodes these proteins:
- the LOC131160879 gene encoding uncharacterized protein LOC131160879 encodes MEEGESITSMFTRFTYIKNGFKALGRDYSIEDNVQKVLRSLLESWHAKSTAIEEAKDLLEVTLDELIGSLMTYGIKKKNATLEVEKPKKTLGITLKVASQKEMVEEEVSDNEDEEGDKKKNKAMNATGWDELDGTSTEGEFEDEVANFCFMADDQDEVCLKTTSMKNKRFLDNGCSRHMTGDANKFASLTYKKEGFVTFEITPRVES; translated from the exons atggAAGAAGGAGAATCAATTACTTCCATGTTTACCCGTTTTACATATATAAAAAATGGTTTCAAAGCACTTGGTAGGGATTATTCTATAGAggataatgtgcagaaagtccttcGTTCATTACTAGAATCATGGCATGCAAAGTCAACGGCCATCGAAGAAGCAAAGGATCTCTTAGAGGTCACTCTTGATGAGCTCATTGGATCTCTCATGACTTATGggatcaaaaagaaaaatgcaacACTTGAAGTTGAAAAGCCCAAAAAGACACTGGGGATCACCTTAAAGGTAGCAAGTCAAAAGGAAATGGTGGAGGAAGAAGTGAGTGACAATGAAGACGAA GAAGGAGACAAAAAAAAGAACAAAGCTATGAATGCAACCGGATGGGATGAGCTGGACGGAACTTCGACCGAGGGAGAATTTGAAGATGAAGTTGCCAACTTCTGTTTCATGGCGGATGATCAAGATGAG GTTTGCTTGAAGACTACTTCAATGAAGAACAAACGGTTCCTTGACAACGgttgttcaaggcacatgacaggAGACGCCAACAAATTCGCCTCTCTCACCTACAAGAAAGAAGGGTTTGTGACTTTCGAGATAACGCCAAGGGTAGAATCATAA